One stretch of Corvus moneduloides isolate bCorMon1 chromosome 16, bCorMon1.pri, whole genome shotgun sequence DNA includes these proteins:
- the TNRC6A gene encoding trinucleotide repeat-containing gene 6A protein isoform X11: MGVGRRELEAKATKEVERKLSRAFLPHLCGTERRDLVQEEEEQLMEERKKRKEDKKKKEAAQKKAIEQKIKVPEQTKTSVSQPQPVTSNGTSTGTSTTNNAKRAPASSQQQPLPRYPPREVPPRFRHQEQKQLLKRGQQLPVIAANLGSTPKVLNGQSGGSTGTNNQPVTNGEVPNSSKKQPDLNHSGLGSHYENSHWGPVSSNSDSSTNWDKVIVDGSDKEAWPSITGSDPELTSECMDTDSASSSGSERNLVIMASGSTGGESDGIRNGIGHGSQNKFVVGSNSNNVGNGSINGPWGLSHGSIISTCQVSVDAPDSKSESSNNRMNAWGTINSSSNGGLNPSTLNSNGNHGAWSVLENSGHALKGSVGSGSPGTSIQCSTIGQMANSQSINSKVGGSAHGSWGSLQESCDSEVNGTRNVSFSGQPQNLNTEMNGPNNTTNFMTSSLPNSAGSVQMNELPNTAGPGAWRVSTMNHSQIQASPVANGTSISHLSNGEAKTGGSYGTTWGAYGSSYSGDKCPGPNSQANGDTVNATLMQPGGSGPGSTNFQINGNKGGGVWEAGTVNSQNVPWGNGNGASAGGSRRGWGNPAQNTGTNISNGEWSKLPSNQHSNEGVNGNSRKFTNGWKSTEEDDLNSQSSAASQMAEQSSTWAKTGTGDSEGSSESTGCHEDRAAVEGQNRERRKVDQHTLLQSIVNRTDLDPRVLSNSGWGQTPIKQNTAWDTETSPRGERKTDNGTEAWGGSVTQTSSSGGCVDRPSPNNNDTSSVSGWGDPKSATRWGDSKGSNSQGGWEEDSAATVMVKSNQSWGSGKEEKSSWNDTPKMKQGWGDGQKASQGWAVSAGDSWGENSRSNHWGEAKKSSSGGSNSDRSVSGWNEPGKSNSVTWGGNNATPNNSSGWDEPAKSNQNQGWGDPPKSNQPQVWGDSSKPVNSPEWNKQDVGSWGAPSAANKPPGSGWLGGPMPAPAKEEEPTGWEEPSPESIRRKMEIDDGTSAWGDPSKYNYKNVNMWNKNVPNSSSSSDQQAQVHPQLLSSSAMSSKESSSGSGWGEPSTPATTVDNGTSAWGKPMDTGTSWGEPVSDAGGTSGWGNASLGQQPPNKPGPKSMQDSWCGDDMPLTGSRQTSWEEEEDVEIGMWNSSSSQEANPSLNWPPYMKKMPTKGIMKGGNKQDETWINPFIKQFTNLSFSRESPEETIQSNKMDMSGGLLQDKRMEMDKHGLGVGDYNRVVGKGPGSRPQIPKESSMDRGPYFDKNGNPSVFGVGNIAAQPRSMQQPPAQPLNSSQPNPRAQVPPPLLSPQVPVSLLKYAPNSGGLSPLFGPQQVAMLNQLSQLNQLSQISQLQRLLAQQQKAQPQRSMPSGGRQQQEQQGRSLSMQQQMMQQSRQLDPNLLMKQQTPPSQQQSLHQPSMKSFLENVIPHATPELQKGPSPINAFSSFPIGMNSNLNVNLDMSSIKEPQSRLRKWTTVDSISVNTSLDQNSSKHGAISSGFRLEDSPFVPYDFMNSSNSPASPPGSIGDGWPRAKSPNGSSSVNWPPEFRPGEPWKGYPNIDPETDPYVTPGSVINNLSINTVREVDHLRDRNSGSSSSLNTTLPSTSAWSSIRASNYNVSLSSTAQSTSARNSDSKSTWSPGSVTNTSLAHELWKVPLPPKSITAPSRPPPGLTGQKPPLSTWDNSLRLGGGWGNSDARYTPGSSWGESSSGRITNWLVLKNLTPQIDGSTLRTLCMQHGPLITFHLNLPHGNALVRYSSKEEVVKAQKSLHMCVLGNTTILAEFASEEEISRFFAQGQSLTPSPGWQSLGSSQSRLGSIDGSHSFSNRNDLNHWNGAGLSGTSSGDLHGTSLWGSPNYSTSLWGAPSSNDTRGISSPSPINAFLSVDHLGGGGESM; the protein is encoded by the exons ATCTGAACCACAGTGGTCTAGGATCCCATTATGAAAATTCTCACTGGGGACCAGTCTCTTCAAATAGTGACTCCAGCACAAACTGGGATAAAGTTATCGTAGACGGCTCTGACAAAGAAGCATGGCCATCAATCACTGGCAGTGACCCAGAGCTGACTTCAGAATGTATGGACACTGactctgcctccagctctgggtcGGAGCGGAACCTCGTTATCATGGCTTCAGGGAGCACAGGCGGAGAAAGCGATGGCATTCGCAATGGCATCGGACATGGGTCTCAGAATAAGTTTGTGGTTGGTAGCAACAGCAATAATGTGGGCAATGGAAGTATTAATGGACCGTGGGGGTTATCCCATGGATCCATAATAAGCACATGTCAAGTTTCTGTGGATGCTCCTGACAGCAAATCTGAAAGTAGCAACAATAGAATGAATGCTTGGGGCACCATAAACTCTTCATCAAATGGAGGGTTAAATCCAAGCACTTTGAATTCAAATGGCAACCATGGTGCCTGGTCCGTGTTGGAGAACAGTGGACATGCCCTGAAAGGGTCCGTGGGGAGTGGGAGTCCTGGCACAAGCATTCAGTGCAGTACCATAGGTCAGATGGCCAACAGCCAGAGTATTAACTCGAAAGTGGGTGGCTCAGCCCACGGTTCCTGGGGAAGCCTTCAGGAAAGTTGTGATTCTGAAGTAAATGGTACAAGGAATGTTTCATTCAGTGGGCAACCTCAAAACCTTAACACTGAAATGAATGGACCAAATAACACTACTAACTTTATGACCTCTAGTTTACCAAACTCTGCTGGTTCGGTGCAGATGAACGAACTGCCCAACACTGCAGGGCCCGGGGCCTGGCGCGTGAGCACAATGAATCATTCTCAGATTCAGGCCTCTCCAGTGGCAAATGGCACTTCCATCTCTCACCTGAGCAACGGTGAGGCCAAAACTGGCGGCTCTTATGGTACTACCTGGGGTGCCTATGGTTCTAGTTACTCTGGAGACAAATGTCCAGGCCCAAACAGCCAAGCTAATGGTGACACTGTGAATGCAACTCTAATGCAGCCGGGCGGGAGCGGGCCTGGCAGCACTAACTTTCAAATCAACGGGAATAAAGGCGGAGGGGTGTGGGAGGCAGGGACAGTCAACTCCCAGAATGTGCCGTGGGGAAACGGGAATGGTGCGAGTGCTGGCGGGAGCAGAAGAGGATGGGGCAACCCTGCACAAAACACTGGCACCAACATTTCCAACGGGGAATGGAGCAAACTGCCTAGCAATCAGCATTCCAATGAAGGTGTGAATGGAAACAGCAGGAAGTTTACAAATGGATGGAAGTCTACTGAGGAGGATGATCTCAACAGCCAGAGTTCTGCTGCCTCCCAGatggctgagcagagcagcacatggGCCAAAACAGGTACGGGGGACAGCGAGGGGAGCTCAGAGAGCACCGGGTGCCATGaagacagagcagctgtggaaggCCAGAACCGAGAGAGGAGGAAAGTTGACCAGCATACATTACTCCAAAGCATAGTGAACAGAACTGACTTAGATCCACGTGTCCTTTCCAACTCTGGTTGGGGACAGACTCCAATCAAACAGAACACTGCCTGGGATACTGAAACATCACCGAGGGGTGAAAGAAAAACTGACAATGGGACAGAGGCCTGGGGGGGCTCTGTGACACAGACTTCCAGCTCAGGGGGGTGTGTGGATAGACCTAGCCCTAATAATAACGATACCTCATCTGTATCGGGGTGGGGAGATCCAAAGTCTGCTACAAGGTGGGGAGACTCCAAAGGGTCAAACAGCCAGGGGGGGTGGGAAGAAGATTCTGCTGCTACAGTAATGGTCAAGAGCAATCAATCATGGGGAAGTGGCAAAGAGGAAAAGTCATCCTGGAATGACACACCGAAGATgaagcagggatggggagatggACAGAAGGCCAGCCAGGGTTGGGCAGTGTCTGCTGGTGATAGCTGGGGTGAAAACTCTAGAAGTAACCATTGGGGTGAGGCAAAGAAATCCAGTTCCGGAGGTAGCAACAGCGACAGGTCCGTGTCTGGTTGGAATGAGCCAGGTAAATCAAATTCTGTTACTTGGGGAGGCAATAATGCAACCCCAAACAACTCTTCAGGATGGGATGAGCCTGCAAAGTCTAATCAGAACCAGGGCTGGGGAGACCCTCCGAAATCCAATCAGCCTCAAGTCTGGGGGGACTCGTCGAAGCCAGTCAATTCTCCTGAGTGGAACAAACAAGATGTTGGCTCTTGGGGAGCCCCGTCTGCTGCGAACAAACCCCCGGGGTCTGGCTGGCTGGGGGGGCCAATGCCAGCCCCAGCAAAGGAGGAAGAGCCCACGGGCTGGGAGGAGCCATCCCCCGAATCCATACGCCGGAAAATGGAGATTGATGATGGAACTTCTGCTTGGGGTGATCCAAGCAAATACAACTACAAAAATGTGAATATGTGGAATAAAAATGTCCCAAACAGTAGCAGCAGTTCAGACCAGCAAGCACAGGTACATCCGCAGCTACTGTCTTCAAGTGCCATGTCTAGCAAGGAGAGCAGTTCGGGTTCTG GTTGGGGAGAGCCTTCTACTCCAGCCACTACTGTAGATAACGGGACTTCAGCGTGGGGTAAGCCCATGGACACTGGTACGAGCTGGGGAGAGCCCGTCAGCGATGCAGGAGGCACCTCTGGCTGGGGAAACGCTTCTCTTGGGCAGCAGCCTCCAAATAAACCTG GGCCTAAATCTATGCAAGATAGTTGGTGTGGAGATGATATGCCATTGACTGGCAGTCGTCAGACcagctgggaggaagaggaggatgttGAGATTGGAATGTGGAACAGCAGTTCCTCACAAGAAGCTAACCCATCGTTAAACTGGCCACCCTACATGAAAAAGATGCCCACAAAG gGAATAATGAAAGGTGGAAATAAGCAAGATGAAACATGGATCAATCCATTCATTAAGCAATTCACAAATCTCAGTTTTTCA agaGAATCACCAGAAGAAACCATACAGAGCAATAAGATGGACATGTCTGGAG GGTTACTGCAGGACAAGCGGATGGAGATGGACAAGCACGGCCTGGGCGTGGGAGATTACAATCGTGTGGTTGGCAAAGGCCCTGGTTCTcgtccccaaattcccaaagaGTCTTCCATGGATCGCGGTCCTTACTTCGATAAG AATGGCAATCCCAGTGTGTTTGGTGTTGGGAATAtagcagcacagcccaggagcatgcagcagcctccagcacaACCTCTTAATTCATCTCAGCCTAATCCACGTGCTCAAGTGCCTCCTCCATTACTATCCCCTCAG GTTCCAGTATCATTACTGAAGTATGCACCAAACAGCGGTGGCCTGAGCCCACTTTTTGGCCCACAACAGGTAGCCATGTTGAATCAACTGTCCCAGTTAAACCAGCTTTCTCAGATCTCCCAGTTACAG CGGCTGTtggctcagcagcagaaggCTCAGCCTCAGAGGAGCATGCCTTCTGGGGGtcggcagcagcaggagcagcag GGTCGATCTCTTAGTATGCAGCAACAGATGATGCAACAGTCCCGTCAGCTTGATCCAAACCTGTTAATGAAGCAGCAAACTCCACCCTCTCAACAGCAGTCACTCCATCAGCCCTCCATGAAATCCTTCCTTGAGAATGTCATACCCCACGCTACTCCTGAGCTGCAGAAAGGGCCGTCACCAATCAATGCTTTCAGCAGCTTCCCTATAG GAATGAACTCAAACTTGAATGTAAACCTGGATATGAGCAGTATTAAAGAGCCACAATCTCGGCTGAGGAAATGGACTACAGTCGACAGCATTTCTGTGAACACATCCTTAGATCAAAACTCCAGCAAACATG gtgCTATTTCAAGTGGTTTTAGGCTGGAAGATTCTCCGTTTGTTCCTTACGACTTTATGAACAGCAGTAATTCGCCAGCCAGTCCTCCTGGATCCATTGGGGACGGCTGGCCCCGTGCCAAATCGCCTAATGGCTCTAGCAGTGTTAACTGGCCCCCAG AGTTTCGCCCTGGTGAGCCATGGAAAGGTTATCCAAACATCGACCCCGAAACTGACCCTTACGTCACTCCTGGCAGTGTCATAAACAATCTCTCAATTAATACTGTGCGGGAAGTTGACCACCTCAGGGACAGGAACAGTG GGTCATCCTCATCTTTGAACACCACGCTGCCTTCAACTAGTGCCTGGTCATCCATTCGTGCCTCCAACTACAATGTTTCCCTCAGCAGTACAGCACAAAGCACTTCAG CCAGAAACAGTGATTCCAAATCAACATGGTCTCCTGGATCAGTCACTAACACCTCTCTGGCTCATGAGCTGTGGAAGGTCCCTTTGCCACCTAAAAGCATCACTGCTCCGTCCCgcccacctccagggctgaCAGGCCAGAAACCACCCCTGTCCACTTGGGATAACTCCCTTCGTCTGGGTGGAGGATGGGGAAATTCTGATGCCAGATACACCCCTG GTTCAAGCTGGGgtgagagcagctcagggagaaTAACAAATTGGCTTGTTCTAAAAAACCTTACACCTCAG ATCGACGGCTCAACCCTGCGTACTCTGTGCATGCAGCACGGCCCACTAATAACATTCCACCTGAACCTCCCACATGGTAATGCTTTGGTCCGTTACAGTTCAAAAGAAGAGGTAGTGAAGGCACAAAAATCTCTGCACAT gTGTGTTTTAGGGAACACTACTATTCTTGCTGAGTTTGCCAGTGAAGAGGAGATTAGTCGCTTCTTTGCACAAGGCCAGTCCCTCACTCCGTCTCCTGGCTGGCAATCTCTGGGATCCAGCCAGAGCCGACTCGGATCCATCGATGGTTCCCATTCGTTCTCAAACCGTAATGATCTAAATCACTGGAATGGTGCTGGGCTGTCGGGAACTAGCAGTGGAGACCTTCATGGCACTTCACTTTGGGGGAGCCCCAACTATTCCACGAGCCTGTGGGGTGCCCCGAGCAGCAATGACACCAGGGGAATTAGCAGCCCATCCCCCATCAACGCTTTCCTTTCTGTTGACCACCTGGGTGGAGGTGGAGAGTCCATGTAA
- the TNRC6A gene encoding trinucleotide repeat-containing gene 6A protein isoform X5 encodes MGVGRRELEAKATKEVERKLSRDLVQEEEEQLMEERKKRKEDKKKKEAAQKKAIEQKIKVPEQTKTSVSQPQPVTSNGTSTGTSTTNNAKRAPASSQQQPLPRYPPREVPPRFRHQEQKQLLKRGQQLPVIAANLGSTPKVLNGQSGGSTGTNNQPVTNGEVPNSSKKQPDLNHSGLGSHYENSHWGPVSSNSDSSTNWDKVIVDGSDKEAWPSITGSDPELTSECMDTDSASSSGSERNLVIMASGSTGGESDGIRNGIGHGSQNKFVVGSNSNNVGNGSINGPWGLSHGSIISTCQVSVDAPDSKSESSNNRMNAWGTINSSSNGGLNPSTLNSNGNHGAWSVLENSGHALKGSVGSGSPGTSIQCSTIGQMANSQSINSKVGGSAHGSWGSLQESCDSEVNGTRNVSFSGQPQNLNTEMNGPNNTTNFMTSSLPNSAGSVQMNELPNTAGPGAWRVSTMNHSQIQASPVANGTSISHLSNGEAKTGGSYGTTWGAYGSSYSGDKCPGPNSQANGDTVNATLMQPGGSGPGSTNFQINGNKGGGVWEAGTVNSQNVPWGNGNGASAGGSRRGWGNPAQNTGTNISNGEWSKLPSNQHSNEGVNGNSRKFTNGWKSTEEDDLNSQSSAASQMAEQSSTWAKTGTGDSEGSSESTGCHEDRAAVEGQNRERRKVDQHTLLQSIVNRTDLDPRVLSNSGWGQTPIKQNTAWDTETSPRGERKTDNGTEAWGGSVTQTSSSGGCVDRPSPNNNDTSSVSGWGDPKSATRWGDSKGSNSQGGWEEDSAATVMVKSNQSWGSGKEEKSSWNDTPKMKQGWGDGQKASQGWAVSAGDSWGENSRSNHWGEAKKSSSGGSNSDRSVSGWNEPGKSNSVTWGGNNATPNNSSGWDEPAKSNQNQGWGDPPKSNQPQVWGDSSKPVNSPEWNKQDVGSWGAPSAANKPPGSGWLGGPMPAPAKEEEPTGWEEPSPESIRRKMEIDDGTSAWGDPSKYNYKNVNMWNKNVPNSSSSSDQQAQVHPQLLSSSAMSSKESSSGSGWGEPSTPATTVDNGTSAWGKPMDTGTSWGEPVSDAGGTSGWGNASLGQQPPNKPGPKSMQDSWCGDDMPLTGSRQTSWEEEEDVEIGMWNSSSSQEANPSLNWPPYMKKMPTKGIMKGGNKQDETWINPFIKQFTNLSFSRESPEETIQSNKMDMSGGLLQDKRMEMDKHGLGVGDYNRVVGKGPGSRPQIPKESSMDRGPYFDKDGIVADESQNMQFMSNQNMKLPPSNNALPNQALGSLTGLGMQSLNSVRQNGNPSVFGVGNIAAQPRSMQQPPAQPLNSSQPNPRAQVPPPLLSPQVPVSLLKYAPNSGGLSPLFGPQQVAMLNQLSQLNQLSQISQLQRLLAQQQKAQPQRSMPSGGRQQQEQQGRSLSMQQQMMQQSRQLDPNLLMKQQTPPSQQQSLHQPSMKSFLENVIPHATPELQKGPSPINAFSSFPIGMNSNLNVNLDMSSIKEPQSRLRKWTTVDSISVNTSLDQNSSKHGAISSGFRLEDSPFVPYDFMNSSNSPASPPGSIGDGWPRAKSPNGSSSVNWPPEFRPGEPWKGYPNIDPETDPYVTPGSVINNLSINTVREVDHLRDRNSGSSSSLNTTLPSTSAWSSIRASNYNVSLSSTAQSTSVARNSDSKSTWSPGSVTNTSLAHELWKVPLPPKSITAPSRPPPGLTGQKPPLSTWDNSLRLGGGWGNSDARYTPGSSWGESSSGRITNWLVLKNLTPQIDGSTLRTLCMQHGPLITFHLNLPHGNALVRYSSKEEVVKAQKSLHMCVLGNTTILAEFASEEEISRFFAQGQSLTPSPGWQSLGSSQSRLGSIDGSHSFSNRNDLNHWNGAGLSGTSSGDLHGTSLWGSPNYSTSLWGAPSSNDTRGISSPSPINAFLSVDHLGGGGESM; translated from the exons ATCTGAACCACAGTGGTCTAGGATCCCATTATGAAAATTCTCACTGGGGACCAGTCTCTTCAAATAGTGACTCCAGCACAAACTGGGATAAAGTTATCGTAGACGGCTCTGACAAAGAAGCATGGCCATCAATCACTGGCAGTGACCCAGAGCTGACTTCAGAATGTATGGACACTGactctgcctccagctctgggtcGGAGCGGAACCTCGTTATCATGGCTTCAGGGAGCACAGGCGGAGAAAGCGATGGCATTCGCAATGGCATCGGACATGGGTCTCAGAATAAGTTTGTGGTTGGTAGCAACAGCAATAATGTGGGCAATGGAAGTATTAATGGACCGTGGGGGTTATCCCATGGATCCATAATAAGCACATGTCAAGTTTCTGTGGATGCTCCTGACAGCAAATCTGAAAGTAGCAACAATAGAATGAATGCTTGGGGCACCATAAACTCTTCATCAAATGGAGGGTTAAATCCAAGCACTTTGAATTCAAATGGCAACCATGGTGCCTGGTCCGTGTTGGAGAACAGTGGACATGCCCTGAAAGGGTCCGTGGGGAGTGGGAGTCCTGGCACAAGCATTCAGTGCAGTACCATAGGTCAGATGGCCAACAGCCAGAGTATTAACTCGAAAGTGGGTGGCTCAGCCCACGGTTCCTGGGGAAGCCTTCAGGAAAGTTGTGATTCTGAAGTAAATGGTACAAGGAATGTTTCATTCAGTGGGCAACCTCAAAACCTTAACACTGAAATGAATGGACCAAATAACACTACTAACTTTATGACCTCTAGTTTACCAAACTCTGCTGGTTCGGTGCAGATGAACGAACTGCCCAACACTGCAGGGCCCGGGGCCTGGCGCGTGAGCACAATGAATCATTCTCAGATTCAGGCCTCTCCAGTGGCAAATGGCACTTCCATCTCTCACCTGAGCAACGGTGAGGCCAAAACTGGCGGCTCTTATGGTACTACCTGGGGTGCCTATGGTTCTAGTTACTCTGGAGACAAATGTCCAGGCCCAAACAGCCAAGCTAATGGTGACACTGTGAATGCAACTCTAATGCAGCCGGGCGGGAGCGGGCCTGGCAGCACTAACTTTCAAATCAACGGGAATAAAGGCGGAGGGGTGTGGGAGGCAGGGACAGTCAACTCCCAGAATGTGCCGTGGGGAAACGGGAATGGTGCGAGTGCTGGCGGGAGCAGAAGAGGATGGGGCAACCCTGCACAAAACACTGGCACCAACATTTCCAACGGGGAATGGAGCAAACTGCCTAGCAATCAGCATTCCAATGAAGGTGTGAATGGAAACAGCAGGAAGTTTACAAATGGATGGAAGTCTACTGAGGAGGATGATCTCAACAGCCAGAGTTCTGCTGCCTCCCAGatggctgagcagagcagcacatggGCCAAAACAGGTACGGGGGACAGCGAGGGGAGCTCAGAGAGCACCGGGTGCCATGaagacagagcagctgtggaaggCCAGAACCGAGAGAGGAGGAAAGTTGACCAGCATACATTACTCCAAAGCATAGTGAACAGAACTGACTTAGATCCACGTGTCCTTTCCAACTCTGGTTGGGGACAGACTCCAATCAAACAGAACACTGCCTGGGATACTGAAACATCACCGAGGGGTGAAAGAAAAACTGACAATGGGACAGAGGCCTGGGGGGGCTCTGTGACACAGACTTCCAGCTCAGGGGGGTGTGTGGATAGACCTAGCCCTAATAATAACGATACCTCATCTGTATCGGGGTGGGGAGATCCAAAGTCTGCTACAAGGTGGGGAGACTCCAAAGGGTCAAACAGCCAGGGGGGGTGGGAAGAAGATTCTGCTGCTACAGTAATGGTCAAGAGCAATCAATCATGGGGAAGTGGCAAAGAGGAAAAGTCATCCTGGAATGACACACCGAAGATgaagcagggatggggagatggACAGAAGGCCAGCCAGGGTTGGGCAGTGTCTGCTGGTGATAGCTGGGGTGAAAACTCTAGAAGTAACCATTGGGGTGAGGCAAAGAAATCCAGTTCCGGAGGTAGCAACAGCGACAGGTCCGTGTCTGGTTGGAATGAGCCAGGTAAATCAAATTCTGTTACTTGGGGAGGCAATAATGCAACCCCAAACAACTCTTCAGGATGGGATGAGCCTGCAAAGTCTAATCAGAACCAGGGCTGGGGAGACCCTCCGAAATCCAATCAGCCTCAAGTCTGGGGGGACTCGTCGAAGCCAGTCAATTCTCCTGAGTGGAACAAACAAGATGTTGGCTCTTGGGGAGCCCCGTCTGCTGCGAACAAACCCCCGGGGTCTGGCTGGCTGGGGGGGCCAATGCCAGCCCCAGCAAAGGAGGAAGAGCCCACGGGCTGGGAGGAGCCATCCCCCGAATCCATACGCCGGAAAATGGAGATTGATGATGGAACTTCTGCTTGGGGTGATCCAAGCAAATACAACTACAAAAATGTGAATATGTGGAATAAAAATGTCCCAAACAGTAGCAGCAGTTCAGACCAGCAAGCACAGGTACATCCGCAGCTACTGTCTTCAAGTGCCATGTCTAGCAAGGAGAGCAGTTCGGGTTCTG GTTGGGGAGAGCCTTCTACTCCAGCCACTACTGTAGATAACGGGACTTCAGCGTGGGGTAAGCCCATGGACACTGGTACGAGCTGGGGAGAGCCCGTCAGCGATGCAGGAGGCACCTCTGGCTGGGGAAACGCTTCTCTTGGGCAGCAGCCTCCAAATAAACCTG GGCCTAAATCTATGCAAGATAGTTGGTGTGGAGATGATATGCCATTGACTGGCAGTCGTCAGACcagctgggaggaagaggaggatgttGAGATTGGAATGTGGAACAGCAGTTCCTCACAAGAAGCTAACCCATCGTTAAACTGGCCACCCTACATGAAAAAGATGCCCACAAAG gGAATAATGAAAGGTGGAAATAAGCAAGATGAAACATGGATCAATCCATTCATTAAGCAATTCACAAATCTCAGTTTTTCA agaGAATCACCAGAAGAAACCATACAGAGCAATAAGATGGACATGTCTGGAG GGTTACTGCAGGACAAGCGGATGGAGATGGACAAGCACGGCCTGGGCGTGGGAGATTACAATCGTGTGGTTGGCAAAGGCCCTGGTTCTcgtccccaaattcccaaagaGTCTTCCATGGATCGCGGTCCTTACTTCGATAAG GATGGCATTGTAGCAGACGAGTCCCAAAACATGCAGTTTATGTCCAATCAAAACATGAAGCTTCCCCCTTCAAATAATGCACTACCTAACCAAGCCCTGGGCTCCCTAACAGGGCTGGGTATGCAAAGCTTGAATTCTGTTAGACAG AATGGCAATCCCAGTGTGTTTGGTGTTGGGAATAtagcagcacagcccaggagcatgcagcagcctccagcacaACCTCTTAATTCATCTCAGCCTAATCCACGTGCTCAAGTGCCTCCTCCATTACTATCCCCTCAG GTTCCAGTATCATTACTGAAGTATGCACCAAACAGCGGTGGCCTGAGCCCACTTTTTGGCCCACAACAGGTAGCCATGTTGAATCAACTGTCCCAGTTAAACCAGCTTTCTCAGATCTCCCAGTTACAG CGGCTGTtggctcagcagcagaaggCTCAGCCTCAGAGGAGCATGCCTTCTGGGGGtcggcagcagcaggagcagcag GGTCGATCTCTTAGTATGCAGCAACAGATGATGCAACAGTCCCGTCAGCTTGATCCAAACCTGTTAATGAAGCAGCAAACTCCACCCTCTCAACAGCAGTCACTCCATCAGCCCTCCATGAAATCCTTCCTTGAGAATGTCATACCCCACGCTACTCCTGAGCTGCAGAAAGGGCCGTCACCAATCAATGCTTTCAGCAGCTTCCCTATAG GAATGAACTCAAACTTGAATGTAAACCTGGATATGAGCAGTATTAAAGAGCCACAATCTCGGCTGAGGAAATGGACTACAGTCGACAGCATTTCTGTGAACACATCCTTAGATCAAAACTCCAGCAAACATG gtgCTATTTCAAGTGGTTTTAGGCTGGAAGATTCTCCGTTTGTTCCTTACGACTTTATGAACAGCAGTAATTCGCCAGCCAGTCCTCCTGGATCCATTGGGGACGGCTGGCCCCGTGCCAAATCGCCTAATGGCTCTAGCAGTGTTAACTGGCCCCCAG AGTTTCGCCCTGGTGAGCCATGGAAAGGTTATCCAAACATCGACCCCGAAACTGACCCTTACGTCACTCCTGGCAGTGTCATAAACAATCTCTCAATTAATACTGTGCGGGAAGTTGACCACCTCAGGGACAGGAACAGTG GGTCATCCTCATCTTTGAACACCACGCTGCCTTCAACTAGTGCCTGGTCATCCATTCGTGCCTCCAACTACAATGTTTCCCTCAGCAGTACAGCACAAAGCACTTCAG TAGCCAGAAACAGTGATTCCAAATCAACATGGTCTCCTGGATCAGTCACTAACACCTCTCTGGCTCATGAGCTGTGGAAGGTCCCTTTGCCACCTAAAAGCATCACTGCTCCGTCCCgcccacctccagggctgaCAGGCCAGAAACCACCCCTGTCCACTTGGGATAACTCCCTTCGTCTGGGTGGAGGATGGGGAAATTCTGATGCCAGATACACCCCTG GTTCAAGCTGGGgtgagagcagctcagggagaaTAACAAATTGGCTTGTTCTAAAAAACCTTACACCTCAG ATCGACGGCTCAACCCTGCGTACTCTGTGCATGCAGCACGGCCCACTAATAACATTCCACCTGAACCTCCCACATGGTAATGCTTTGGTCCGTTACAGTTCAAAAGAAGAGGTAGTGAAGGCACAAAAATCTCTGCACAT gTGTGTTTTAGGGAACACTACTATTCTTGCTGAGTTTGCCAGTGAAGAGGAGATTAGTCGCTTCTTTGCACAAGGCCAGTCCCTCACTCCGTCTCCTGGCTGGCAATCTCTGGGATCCAGCCAGAGCCGACTCGGATCCATCGATGGTTCCCATTCGTTCTCAAACCGTAATGATCTAAATCACTGGAATGGTGCTGGGCTGTCGGGAACTAGCAGTGGAGACCTTCATGGCACTTCACTTTGGGGGAGCCCCAACTATTCCACGAGCCTGTGGGGTGCCCCGAGCAGCAATGACACCAGGGGAATTAGCAGCCCATCCCCCATCAACGCTTTCCTTTCTGTTGACCACCTGGGTGGAGGTGGAGAGTCCATGTAA